Proteins encoded in a region of the Elizabethkingia bruuniana genome:
- a CDS encoding transketolase family protein — translation MKFTYTEKKDTRSGFGAGLAELADKNPNVVALCADLIGSLKMEKFIEKAPERFFQIGIAEANMMGIAAGLTINGKIPFTGTFANFSTSRVYDQIRQSIAYSGKNVKICASHAGLTLGEDGATHQVLEDIGMMKMLPGMVVINPCDYNQTKAATIAIADYEGPVYLRFGRPTVPVFIPEDMPFEIGKGILLQEGKDVTIVATGHLVWESLVAADELEKEGISCEVINIHTIKPLDDEIILKSVEKTGKIVTAEEHNYLGGLGESVAGMLARKRPTPQEFVAVNDSFGESATPAELMKKYKIDADAVKEAVKRILNR, via the coding sequence ATGAAATTCACGTATACAGAAAAAAAAGATACACGTTCAGGCTTTGGAGCAGGGCTTGCTGAACTTGCAGATAAAAACCCAAATGTAGTTGCTTTATGCGCTGACCTTATCGGCTCTCTGAAGATGGAAAAATTCATCGAGAAAGCTCCGGAAAGATTCTTCCAGATAGGTATCGCCGAGGCTAACATGATGGGTATTGCAGCTGGTTTAACAATTAACGGGAAAATTCCTTTTACCGGAACTTTCGCTAACTTCTCTACATCCAGAGTTTATGATCAAATCCGTCAGTCTATTGCTTACTCCGGAAAAAATGTAAAAATCTGTGCTTCACATGCTGGTCTTACATTAGGAGAAGATGGTGCTACTCACCAGGTTTTAGAAGACATCGGGATGATGAAAATGTTACCAGGCATGGTAGTAATCAACCCATGTGACTACAACCAGACAAAGGCTGCAACTATTGCTATTGCTGATTATGAAGGTCCTGTATACCTTCGTTTCGGTAGACCAACTGTTCCGGTATTTATTCCTGAAGATATGCCTTTCGAAATTGGTAAAGGAATTCTCCTACAAGAAGGTAAAGATGTAACTATTGTAGCTACAGGTCACCTTGTTTGGGAATCTCTTGTTGCTGCTGACGAGTTAGAGAAAGAAGGTATTTCTTGTGAAGTTATCAACATTCACACGATTAAACCTCTGGACGATGAAATCATTCTGAAGTCAGTAGAAAAAACCGGTAAAATTGTTACTGCTGAGGAGCACAACTACCTTGGAGGTTTAGGAGAATCTGTTGCAGGTATGCTTGCAAGAAAAAGACCTACTCCACAAGAGTTTGTTGCTGTAAACGATAGCTTTGGAGAATCTGCAACTCCTGCAGAACTTATGAAGAAGTACAAGATAGATGCTGATGCTGTAAAAGAAGCTGTAAAAAGAATCTTGAACAGATAA
- a CDS encoding transketolase has translation MTKSIDELSNIATQIRRDIVRMVHAVNSGHPGGSLGCTEYFTALYGKVMNYKLPFTMEGKGEDLFFLSNGHISPVYYSTLARFDFFPVEELNTFRKLNSRLQGHPTTHEGLPGIRIASGSLGQGLSVAIGAAQGKKLDGDTALVYTLHGDGELQEGQVWEAFMYAAAKKVDNIIATIDYNGRQIDGDTDDVLSLGNLHAKLEAFGWEVLEEKNGNNLESVIGILGRAKEETGKGKPVVILLHTEMGYGVDYMMGSHAWHGKAPNDEQLAKALDQLQLDEVADY, from the coding sequence ATGACTAAGAGTATTGATGAATTAAGCAACATCGCTACACAAATCCGCCGAGATATTGTACGTATGGTTCATGCTGTAAACAGTGGCCACCCTGGAGGTTCTTTAGGTTGTACTGAATATTTTACTGCATTATACGGTAAAGTGATGAACTACAAGTTACCATTTACTATGGAAGGAAAAGGAGAAGATCTTTTCTTTTTGTCCAACGGACATATTTCTCCTGTATATTATAGTACACTAGCAAGATTCGACTTCTTCCCTGTTGAAGAGCTGAATACTTTCAGAAAATTAAATTCAAGATTACAGGGTCACCCTACAACTCATGAAGGTTTACCTGGTATCAGAATCGCTTCCGGTTCATTAGGACAGGGACTTTCTGTTGCTATCGGTGCTGCACAGGGTAAGAAATTAGATGGTGATACAGCTCTTGTATATACATTACACGGAGATGGTGAACTTCAGGAAGGACAGGTATGGGAAGCTTTCATGTATGCTGCTGCTAAGAAGGTAGATAATATTATTGCTACAATAGATTATAACGGAAGACAAATTGATGGTGATACAGATGATGTATTAAGCCTTGGTAATCTTCACGCTAAGTTAGAAGCTTTCGGATGGGAAGTTCTGGAAGAGAAAAACGGTAACAACCTAGAGTCAGTAATCGGAATTCTGGGCAGAGCAAAAGAAGAAACAGGAAAAGGAAAGCCTGTAGTTATTCTTTTGCATACAGAGATGGGTTACGGAGTAGACTACATGATGGGATCGCATGCATGGCATGGAAAAGCTCCTAATGATGAGCAACTAGCCAAAGCTTTGGATCAGTTACAATTAGACGAGGTAGCAGACTATTAA
- a CDS encoding peptide-N(4)-(N-acetyl-beta-D-glucosaminyl)asparagine amidase F produces the protein MRKLLIFSISAYLMAGIVSCKGVDSATPVTEDRLALNAVNAPADNTVNIKTFDKVKNAFGDGLSQSAEGTFTFPADVTTVKTIKMFIKNECPNKTCDEWDRYANVYVKNKTTGEWYEIGRFITPYWVGTEKLPRGLEIDVTDFKSLLSGNTELKIYTETWLAKGREYSVDFDIVYGTPDYKYSAVVPVIQYNKSSIDGVPYGKAHTLGLKKNIQLPTNTEKAYLRTTISGWGHAKPYDAGSRGCAEWCFRTHTIAINNANTFQHQLGALGCSANPINNQSPGNWAPDRAGWCPGMAVPTRIDVLNNSLTGSTFSYEYKFQSWTNNGTNGDAFYAISSFVIAKSNTPISAPVVTN, from the coding sequence ATGAGAAAACTACTAATTTTTAGTATATCTGCTTACTTGATGGCAGGTATCGTTTCGTGTAAAGGTGTAGACAGTGCAACACCTGTAACAGAAGATCGCTTAGCTCTGAATGCGGTAAATGCTCCGGCAGATAATACCGTAAATATTAAAACATTCGACAAAGTAAAAAATGCCTTTGGTGACGGATTGTCCCAAAGTGCAGAAGGAACCTTTACATTTCCGGCCGATGTAACAACTGTAAAAACGATTAAGATGTTCATCAAAAATGAATGTCCTAATAAAACCTGTGATGAATGGGATCGTTATGCCAATGTTTATGTAAAAAATAAAACAACAGGAGAATGGTATGAAATAGGACGCTTTATTACTCCATATTGGGTGGGTACGGAAAAATTACCTCGTGGACTGGAAATTGATGTTACCGATTTCAAATCTTTACTGTCCGGAAATACAGAACTTAAAATTTATACGGAGACTTGGTTGGCCAAAGGAAGAGAATACAGTGTAGACTTTGATATTGTATATGGTACACCGGATTATAAATATTCGGCAGTAGTACCTGTAATCCAATATAACAAATCATCCATTGATGGTGTTCCTTATGGTAAAGCACATACACTGGGATTAAAAAAGAATATTCAGTTACCAACAAACACGGAAAAAGCTTATCTTAGAACTACTATTTCCGGATGGGGACATGCCAAGCCATATGATGCGGGAAGCAGGGGCTGTGCAGAATGGTGCTTCAGAACACATACTATAGCAATAAATAATGCGAATACTTTCCAACACCAGCTGGGTGCTTTAGGATGTTCAGCAAACCCTATTAATAATCAGAGTCCGGGAAATTGGGCTCCTGACAGAGCAGGGTGGTGTCCGGGAATGGCAGTGCCAACACGTATAGATGTGTTGAATAACTCTTTAACGGGTAGTACTTTTAGTTATGAATATAAGTTCCAGAGTTGGACAAACAACGGAACCAATGGAGATGCTTTTTATGCAATTTCCAGTTTTGTGATTGCAAAAAGTAATACACCTATTAGTGCTCCGGTAGTTACAAACTAA
- a CDS encoding nuclear transport factor 2 family protein, producing the protein MEKKLPVPPFTLETAKQKIQMAEDAWNSQDPEKVSLAYTADSEWRNRHLFINGRKEIVQFLTQKWENELDYKLKKEYWAHTENRIAVRFEYEFRNKEGKWFRAYGNENWEFDENGLMKKRYASINDVEISAEERYL; encoded by the coding sequence ATGGAAAAGAAACTACCTGTACCGCCATTCACATTGGAAACAGCTAAACAAAAAATACAAATGGCAGAAGATGCATGGAATTCACAAGATCCTGAAAAAGTGTCATTAGCTTATACCGCTGATAGTGAGTGGAGAAACAGACATTTGTTTATAAACGGCCGAAAAGAGATTGTACAGTTCCTTACTCAGAAATGGGAAAATGAACTGGATTATAAATTGAAAAAAGAATATTGGGCACATACAGAAAACCGGATCGCTGTAAGATTTGAATACGAATTTCGAAATAAGGAAGGGAAATGGTTTCGTGCCTATGGAAATGAGAATTGGGAATTTGATGAAAACGGACTGATGAAGAAAAGATATGCAAGCATAAACGATGTGGAAATTTCGGCTGAGGAAAGATATCTCTAA
- a CDS encoding TetR/AcrR family transcriptional regulator, with protein sequence MNSPRERILDTATILFHQQGYNSTGINQIISEAKVAKASFYQHFKSKDDLCAAFLNYRHDYWFSELQKFVSKSSEPKQKILSTFDFLIAMNEKENFRGCSFLNLLSEIPTDKTVILQIIQKHKQDLRDFFRAQLEDKIKADHIYLLFESSIIESQLFRSNELIITSQNIIDTLI encoded by the coding sequence ATGAATTCACCTCGAGAACGAATTCTGGACACAGCAACAATATTATTTCACCAGCAGGGATATAACAGTACGGGAATTAATCAGATCATCAGCGAAGCGAAGGTTGCAAAGGCAAGTTTTTATCAGCACTTTAAATCTAAGGATGATCTCTGTGCTGCATTTTTAAATTACCGCCACGACTATTGGTTTAGTGAGCTACAAAAGTTTGTTTCAAAATCTTCGGAACCCAAACAAAAGATTTTGTCAACATTCGACTTTTTAATAGCAATGAATGAAAAGGAGAACTTCAGAGGATGCAGCTTTCTCAATCTATTGTCGGAGATTCCCACAGACAAAACAGTTATTCTACAAATAATCCAGAAGCATAAACAGGACCTCCGGGATTTTTTCAGAGCTCAGCTTGAGGATAAAATAAAAGCAGACCACATCTACCTCTTGTTTGAAAGTTCTATTATAGAAAGTCAGCTATTTCGTTCCAATGAACTGATCATAACATCACAAAATATAATTGACACCCTTATCTAA
- a CDS encoding glycosyl transferase family 1 has protein sequence MKQKKILIITYYWPPAGGPGVQRWLKFAKYLPENNWEPIIYTPENPSYPLLDESLVKDVPKNIQIIQNKIWEPYQFAEKLNKKNKKFKAGQFDVGKNQSWKSKLSIFVRGNFFIPDARKFWVNPSISFLKKYLEANPVDVIVTTGPPHSLHLIGKGLKKYFPDIKWIADFRDPWTEISYYKHLKLTSWADQKHRKLEKEVFQTADVTLATSYGDAENFRKAGANSACITNGFDKEEFNKKSVKNSKFTLSYIGVLEQLRNPENLWKVLSGIVQEDSDFAQNFELRFVGRVDDIILENLQNSPLKENLNLVGYIPHEQSVKEMENADMLLITNFPKQESAGIIPGKIFEYLATQNPILSVGPEKADVEKILNETKAGDHFTYQDHEAIKSFVLQNYNNWKNNTVNQNSENLMQFSRKNLTTNLANLLNSIV, from the coding sequence ATGAAGCAGAAAAAAATTCTTATCATTACTTATTACTGGCCTCCTGCAGGGGGACCTGGTGTACAGCGTTGGCTGAAGTTTGCCAAATATCTTCCGGAAAATAACTGGGAGCCTATTATTTATACACCGGAGAATCCCTCTTATCCTTTACTGGATGAAAGTCTGGTAAAAGATGTTCCAAAGAATATTCAGATTATACAGAACAAAATCTGGGAGCCTTATCAGTTTGCTGAAAAGCTAAACAAGAAGAATAAAAAATTTAAAGCCGGTCAATTCGATGTAGGAAAAAACCAGTCGTGGAAATCTAAGCTTTCTATTTTTGTTCGTGGTAATTTCTTTATTCCGGATGCCCGAAAATTTTGGGTTAACCCATCAATTTCTTTTCTGAAAAAATACCTTGAAGCTAATCCGGTAGATGTTATTGTAACGACAGGACCTCCTCATAGTCTTCACTTGATAGGAAAAGGTCTAAAAAAATACTTTCCGGATATTAAATGGATTGCAGACTTTCGCGATCCCTGGACGGAGATTTCATATTACAAACATCTGAAGCTGACTTCATGGGCAGATCAGAAGCACCGAAAGCTGGAAAAAGAAGTTTTTCAGACTGCTGATGTTACTCTGGCAACCAGTTATGGTGATGCTGAAAATTTTAGAAAAGCGGGTGCTAACTCTGCTTGTATTACTAATGGATTTGACAAAGAAGAGTTCAATAAAAAATCCGTTAAAAACTCAAAGTTCACACTTTCTTATATTGGTGTTTTGGAACAGCTGAGAAATCCTGAAAATCTATGGAAGGTTTTATCCGGTATTGTTCAGGAAGATTCTGATTTTGCCCAGAACTTTGAACTTCGATTTGTAGGGCGTGTGGATGATATTATATTAGAAAACTTACAGAATTCACCGTTAAAAGAAAACCTGAACTTAGTTGGGTATATTCCGCATGAACAATCGGTAAAGGAAATGGAAAATGCAGATATGCTGTTGATTACCAATTTCCCGAAACAAGAATCGGCCGGAATTATTCCGGGGAAAATATTTGAATACCTGGCTACACAAAACCCTATTCTTTCTGTAGGGCCGGAAAAGGCAGATGTCGAAAAAATCCTGAATGAGACTAAAGCAGGTGATCACTTTACCTACCAGGATCATGAAGCTATAAAATCGTTTGTTCTCCAAAATTATAATAACTGGAAGAATAATACTGTTAACCAGAATTCTGAAAACCTAATGCAGTTTTCAAGAAAGAATCTTACAACAAATCTGGCCAACCTTCTGAACTCAATAGTTTAA
- a CDS encoding YfhO family protein, with product MKISNRNSIFIGISLVLFILMAVFYANPILTGKELIQPDIVHYRGGAQEMLEYRAKTGNETYWSDAMFGGMPTYQTGAKFSGDIVKKLDDLLMFLPKPANYLFLLFSGFFFLGMVALRNWKYALLGATFFGLSTYFCIIIAAGHNGKVHTIAYFAPLVASILLVYIRRNYFWGFVATTLFMALQIMANHPQMTYYLFIGLGFFFLSELLRAILKTKDYKHFFISTAVVGIAMVLGLGMNSQRMLSNAEYVKETVRGKQILKSSGGQKDIQGMDKESITMWSYGVTETLNLFIPRLMGGASQEEGSDKMTEKLQQLVQENATSQEEVNNMMKGLTGSLTYWGDQPGTSGPAYQGAIVVFLAILGFFFAWPKYRWWILGASVLTIMLAWGSNFMPLTDFFIDYVPVYNKFRAPSSILVVVELLFPFIAIIGLYRFFTDEKLTAEYKQKVLTYTTGSVVGITLILILFGKTILGFHTDLEGQYLPSYLLDYLVGERYSMFRTDAIKAILYVLITAGAMFMVMKQKLNQNIALIIIGVVSLFDLWTVNKRYLNNDNFADKMFARNPFITEASESYLAKSNGNSYIEGLLQQAPVNQALESIAKADKSHYRVFNTLLGPFNETNTSYFVSSVGGYSAAKLRRYDDLINKYFNGGGDPNILNMLNTKYVLVADKTGIQPKENPFANGPAWFVSEVKIAGTPNEEIDLISKVDNKKVAVIGKEDEKYLNGKTLQADPAAKIAVKTYQPNEIVYQTSSATPQLAVMSEIYYPHGWKFYIDGKETDYIKADYLLRAVHVPAGKHEIRMAFEPEVIQKGKTISLASAGLFILLAALGFVFMNRKKQQATKSEK from the coding sequence ATGAAAATAAGCAACAGGAATAGTATTTTTATTGGTATCAGCCTCGTGTTATTTATACTGATGGCTGTATTCTATGCCAATCCTATTTTAACAGGTAAAGAGCTTATCCAGCCTGATATTGTTCACTACAGGGGTGGTGCACAGGAAATGCTGGAATACCGTGCTAAAACAGGCAACGAAACTTACTGGAGCGATGCAATGTTTGGAGGTATGCCTACCTATCAGACAGGTGCAAAGTTCAGTGGAGACATCGTAAAAAAATTAGATGATCTACTGATGTTTCTTCCAAAACCTGCCAATTATCTGTTTCTGCTTTTTTCAGGCTTTTTCTTTTTGGGAATGGTTGCTCTACGCAACTGGAAGTATGCTCTTCTGGGTGCTACTTTCTTTGGACTTTCTACTTATTTCTGTATTATTATAGCTGCAGGGCATAATGGTAAGGTACATACAATTGCCTACTTTGCACCCTTAGTAGCCTCTATTCTTCTGGTCTATATCCGAAGAAATTATTTCTGGGGATTTGTAGCCACTACCTTGTTTATGGCTTTACAAATCATGGCCAATCACCCGCAGATGACCTATTATCTTTTTATTGGTCTGGGGTTCTTTTTCCTTTCGGAACTCCTTCGTGCTATTCTGAAGACTAAAGACTATAAACATTTCTTTATTTCCACAGCTGTTGTGGGTATTGCAATGGTATTAGGATTAGGGATGAATAGCCAGAGAATGCTTTCCAACGCTGAATACGTTAAAGAAACTGTCCGTGGGAAGCAAATTCTGAAATCTTCCGGTGGGCAGAAAGATATACAGGGTATGGACAAAGAAAGCATTACCATGTGGAGCTACGGAGTCACTGAAACGCTAAACCTGTTTATCCCAAGATTGATGGGTGGTGCTAGTCAGGAAGAAGGAAGTGATAAAATGACCGAAAAACTTCAGCAACTTGTACAGGAAAATGCAACCTCTCAGGAAGAAGTTAATAATATGATGAAGGGTCTTACCGGAAGTCTTACTTATTGGGGAGATCAGCCAGGAACTTCAGGACCTGCATATCAGGGTGCCATAGTGGTATTTTTGGCTATACTAGGTTTTTTCTTTGCATGGCCTAAATACAGATGGTGGATTCTTGGAGCATCAGTGCTTACCATTATGTTGGCATGGGGAAGCAATTTTATGCCATTAACAGATTTCTTTATAGACTATGTACCGGTATATAATAAATTCAGAGCTCCTTCTTCAATTCTGGTTGTGGTGGAATTACTCTTCCCTTTTATTGCTATTATCGGACTATACCGTTTCTTTACAGATGAAAAGCTAACAGCTGAATATAAACAGAAAGTTCTTACCTACACTACGGGAAGTGTTGTCGGAATCACATTAATTTTAATTCTTTTCGGTAAAACCATTCTTGGTTTCCATACAGATTTAGAGGGACAGTATTTACCGTCTTATCTTCTTGATTATTTAGTTGGTGAAAGATATTCCATGTTCCGTACCGATGCTATAAAAGCAATATTATATGTATTGATTACAGCTGGAGCAATGTTCATGGTAATGAAACAAAAACTGAATCAGAATATCGCATTAATTATTATTGGTGTGGTAAGTTTATTTGACCTTTGGACAGTAAACAAGCGCTACCTGAACAATGATAATTTTGCGGATAAAATGTTTGCAAGAAATCCATTTATTACTGAAGCTTCTGAAAGCTATCTGGCAAAATCCAATGGTAATTCTTATATCGAAGGACTTTTACAACAGGCTCCTGTTAATCAGGCTCTGGAAAGTATTGCCAAAGCAGATAAAAGTCATTACAGAGTTTTCAATACCCTATTAGGACCATTCAATGAAACCAATACTTCATACTTCGTAAGTTCTGTAGGTGGCTATAGTGCTGCAAAACTTAGACGTTACGACGACCTTATCAACAAGTACTTCAATGGTGGCGGAGACCCGAATATTCTGAATATGCTTAATACCAAATACGTATTAGTAGCAGATAAAACAGGAATACAACCAAAGGAAAACCCATTTGCAAACGGACCTGCATGGTTTGTAAGCGAAGTAAAAATAGCGGGTACTCCAAACGAAGAAATTGATCTTATTTCCAAAGTTGATAATAAAAAGGTGGCTGTTATCGGAAAAGAAGATGAGAAGTATCTTAACGGAAAAACTCTTCAGGCTGATCCTGCTGCAAAGATTGCAGTTAAAACATACCAGCCAAACGAGATCGTATACCAAACCTCATCTGCAACGCCTCAGTTAGCCGTAATGTCTGAGATCTATTATCCACATGGATGGAAATTCTATATCGACGGAAAGGAAACTGACTATATAAAAGCCGATTATCTTTTACGTGCAGTTCATGTTCCTGCCGGAAAACATGAGATCAGAATGGCTTTTGAACCGGAAGTTATTCAGAAAGGAAAAACGATCTCACTAGCCTCAGCAGGTTTATTCATCTTATTAGCTGCATTAGGTTTTGTTTTTATGAACCGCAAAAAACAACAAGCTACCAAAAGTGAAAAATAA
- a CDS encoding DUF6263 family protein, producing the protein MKKVLAFAAISLSLIACKKEGKTTETKTEGNKTETTTTETSPEAKAEVKPAISDSAGVYTLKYKLEKGKAYPFVLSQKDVQSMTMGDKTQSNTNETTDDMTFTVTNFDKGVYDVDVHFISKKQTGSVQGQTLSVDTNGAEPKNENLKIFWKVNKALMGNTLKMKMSETGKIISFEGFEPIYAKVNTAVNSAVKDANQRKALNEGFKQGFNQEALKAQFKTNINLFPEKGLKVGQSFTESNNLSPDGKLKSSTTFTLAKVENGVAEITVQGGIPKKTDKQSQNGVTQTISLQGIQNGSLKLDTQTGWMKSSALTMTSTQSQTLSDGKQTQSATQKNVSTTKINP; encoded by the coding sequence ATGAAGAAAGTATTAGCTTTTGCAGCAATAAGTTTATCACTGATTGCATGTAAAAAGGAAGGAAAAACGACTGAAACTAAAACCGAGGGTAATAAAACAGAAACGACAACCACAGAAACTTCACCAGAAGCAAAAGCAGAAGTAAAACCTGCTATTTCTGATTCTGCCGGCGTTTATACTCTTAAATATAAACTAGAGAAAGGAAAAGCTTATCCTTTTGTTTTGTCACAAAAAGATGTTCAGAGCATGACAATGGGTGACAAAACTCAATCTAACACCAATGAGACTACGGATGATATGACTTTCACAGTGACAAACTTCGACAAAGGAGTTTATGATGTGGACGTACATTTCATCTCTAAAAAGCAAACAGGATCAGTTCAGGGACAGACACTTAGCGTTGATACAAACGGAGCTGAGCCTAAAAATGAAAATCTGAAAATCTTCTGGAAAGTTAATAAAGCTTTGATGGGGAACACTCTGAAAATGAAAATGAGTGAAACCGGAAAAATTATTTCTTTCGAAGGATTCGAGCCTATTTATGCTAAAGTGAATACAGCAGTAAACAGTGCTGTAAAAGATGCTAATCAGCGTAAAGCACTGAATGAAGGATTTAAGCAAGGATTTAATCAGGAAGCTTTGAAAGCACAATTTAAAACCAACATCAACCTTTTCCCTGAAAAAGGATTAAAAGTTGGTCAGAGCTTTACTGAAAGTAATAATCTAAGCCCGGACGGAAAACTAAAAAGCTCTACAACTTTTACTTTAGCAAAAGTAGAAAATGGTGTAGCTGAAATTACTGTACAAGGCGGAATTCCTAAAAAGACGGATAAACAGTCTCAAAACGGTGTTACTCAAACAATCAGTCTTCAGGGAATACAAAACGGATCTTTGAAGCTTGATACACAAACCGGATGGATGAAATCATCTGCTCTTACAATGACCTCTACCCAATCGCAAACTTTAAGCGACGGAAAACAAACGCAATCTGCAACGCAGAAAAATGTTTCAACAACTAAAATAAACCCTTAA
- the rlmB gene encoding 23S rRNA (guanosine(2251)-2'-O)-methyltransferase RlmB: MQENKDKKDDFIFGLRPVIEAIEAGKTVDKVFVQNGLQGPIVADLKKLLAEHNLRANYVPVEKLNRFTRKNHQGVVAFISDIPFYKIEDVLPQLFEEGKTPFILILDRLTDVRNFGAISRTAECVGVDAIIIPEKGAAPINSDAIKTSAGALYNVKICKEKNLAHSVDFLQQSGIKVFAATEKAQKLIYEENFTEPVCIVMGNEETGISKEVLHHADEKIKLPIEGKTQSLNVSVACGAILYEAVRQRIINH, translated from the coding sequence ATGCAAGAAAATAAAGATAAAAAAGACGATTTCATATTTGGGTTAAGACCTGTAATAGAAGCCATAGAAGCAGGTAAAACTGTAGACAAAGTATTTGTACAAAATGGATTACAGGGACCTATCGTTGCTGACCTAAAAAAACTTTTAGCTGAGCATAATCTACGTGCTAATTATGTTCCTGTGGAAAAACTAAACCGGTTTACACGGAAAAACCACCAGGGAGTTGTTGCATTTATATCAGATATTCCGTTTTACAAAATAGAAGATGTTTTGCCACAGCTTTTTGAAGAAGGCAAGACTCCTTTCATTCTGATACTGGATCGTCTAACCGATGTAAGAAACTTTGGTGCAATAAGCCGTACTGCAGAATGTGTAGGTGTAGATGCTATCATTATTCCGGAAAAAGGAGCTGCTCCTATTAATTCGGATGCTATTAAAACTTCAGCCGGGGCTCTTTATAATGTAAAAATATGCAAAGAGAAGAATCTTGCTCATTCCGTAGACTTCCTTCAGCAGTCGGGTATCAAAGTTTTTGCAGCTACAGAGAAAGCTCAGAAGCTTATTTACGAAGAAAATTTCACAGAACCTGTATGCATTGTTATGGGGAATGAAGAAACAGGAATCTCCAAAGAAGTCCTTCATCATGCTGATGAAAAAATAAAACTACCTATTGAAGGAAAAACACAATCTCTTAATGTATCTGTCGCATGTGGTGCTATTCTATATGAAGCCGTAAGACAGAGAATTATCAATCACTAA
- a CDS encoding DinB family protein: MNNLFKAHRVIRRNLADVLQKTSHQDLMMIPDGFNNNIYWNIAHCVATQQLLIYYLSGNPFRIDKYWIETYKKGTLPNLDVSQEEIEDLNFLLSETSRIMANDYDENFFLDYTHYSTSLGMDLKNIEDAVLFNNIHEGQHLGYIMAQKRAIIGEMY, translated from the coding sequence GTGAATAACCTTTTCAAAGCACATCGTGTTATTAGAAGAAACCTTGCCGATGTCCTTCAGAAAACCAGTCACCAGGATTTGATGATGATTCCCGATGGCTTTAATAACAATATCTATTGGAATATTGCACATTGTGTGGCAACACAACAGTTATTAATATACTACCTGAGCGGAAATCCTTTCAGAATAGATAAATACTGGATTGAAACCTATAAAAAGGGGACTTTGCCGAATCTGGATGTATCGCAGGAAGAAATAGAAGATCTTAATTTTCTGCTTTCTGAAACTTCAAGAATTATGGCAAATGACTATGACGAAAATTTCTTTCTGGATTACACACATTACTCCACGAGCTTGGGAATGGACCTTAAAAATATTGAGGATGCAGTACTCTTCAATAACATACATGAAGGCCAACACCTTGGATATATAATGGCACAGAAAAGAGCTATTATAGGAGAAATGTATTAA